The sequence GTCGCGATGCTCACCCGCCGCATCTCGGACCTGACCGAGCACCTCAAGACCCACAAGCACGACCACCACTCCCGCCGTGGTCTGCTGCTGCTGGTCGGCCAGCGCCGCCGTCTGCTCCAGTACCTGGCGAAGAAGGACATCACCCGCTTCCGCCAGCTGGTCGAGCGCCTCGGCATCCGCCGCGGTGCGGCGGGCGCCAAGTAAGACGCCGTAGAGGGAGCGGTTCCCACCGGGGGCCGCTCCCTTTGCCGTACGCGCCGGACACCGTCGCCATCCCGTGGCGGGCGGAAGCTTTGTAGTCTGGTGCCATATCGCGAAAGCGAACGCAGGGGAGCGCCTCCTGGCCGCCGGTCCTCGGTAGTGGCCCCCGGAGATCTCCGGGAGCTTCGATCGAAGACCGGCCCGCACGGCGCTCCACCGCAGAAGGTCCGCTGCCACACGGGCAGCGGACGCGAACGAGGAGATATTCCTGGTGGAGAACGAGACCCACTACGCCGAAGCCGTGATCGACAACGGTTCCTTCGGCACCCGCACCATCCGCTTCGAGACGGGCCGCCTGGCCAAGCAGGCCGCCGGCTCCGCCGTGGCGTACCTGGACGACGACACCATGGTGCTGTCGGCCACCACCGCCTCCAAGAACCCGAAGGACCAGCTGGACTTCTTCCCGCTGACCGTCGACGTCGAGGAGCGGATGTACGCAGCCGGAAAGATCCCCGGCTCCTTCTTCCGCCGTGAGGGCCGCCCCTCCGAGGACGCGATCCTCACCTGCCGTCTGATCGACCGCCCGCTGCGCCCCTCCTTCAAGAAGGGCCTGCGCAACGAGATCCAGATCGTCGAGACGGTCATGGCGCTCAACCCCGACCACCTCTA is a genomic window of Streptomyces gilvosporeus containing:
- the rpsO gene encoding 30S ribosomal protein S15: MSLDAATKKQIMTEFATKEGDTGSPEVQVAMLTRRISDLTEHLKTHKHDHHSRRGLLLLVGQRRRLLQYLAKKDITRFRQLVERLGIRRGAAGAK